In Hyperolius riggenbachi isolate aHypRig1 chromosome 10, aHypRig1.pri, whole genome shotgun sequence, a genomic segment contains:
- the LOC137535229 gene encoding histone H3, which yields MARTKQTARKSTGGKAPRKQLATKAARKSAPATGGVKKPHRYRPGTVALREIRRYQKSTELLIRKLPFQRLVREIAQDFKTDLRFQSSAVMALQEASEAYLVGLFEDTNLCAIHAKRVTIMPKDIQLARRIRGERA from the coding sequence ATGGCCAGAACTAAGCAGACCGCCCGCAAGTCCACCGGAGGGAAAGCTCCCCGCAAGCAGCTGGCCACCAAAGCCGCCCGGAAGAGCGCCCCGGCCACCGGAGGAGTGAAGAAGCCTCACCGCTACCGGCCCGGTACAGTGGCTCTCCGAGAGATCCGCCGCTACCAGAAATCCACCGAGCTGCTGATCCGCAAGCTGCCCTTCCAGCGCCTGGTGCGGGAGATCGCCCAGGACTTCAAGACCGACCTGCGCTTCCAGAGCTCGGCCGTCATGGCTCTGCAGGAGGCCAGCGAGGCTTATCTGGTGGGGCTCTTCGAGGACACCAACCTGTGCGCCATCCACGCCAAGAGGGTCACCATCATGCCCAAAGACATCCAGCTGGCCCGCAGGATCCGCGGCGAGAGGGCATAA
- the LOC137535238 gene encoding histone H2B-like yields MVEPAKSAPAPKKGSKKAVSKVQKKDGKKRRKTRKESYAIYVYKVLKQVHPDTGISSKAMSIMNSFVNDIFERIAGEASRLAHYNKRSTITSREIQTAVRLLLPGELAKHAVSEGTKAVTKYTSAK; encoded by the coding sequence ATGGTTGAACCAGCCAAGTCCGCCCCGGCGCCCAAGAAGGGCTCTAAGAAAGCGGTGAGTAAGGTGCAGAAGAAGGACGGCAAGAAGCGCAGGAAGACCAGGAAGGAGAGCTACGCCATCTACGTGtacaaggtgctgaagcaggtgcaCCCCGACACCGGCATCTCCTCCAAGGCCATGAGCATCATGAACTCCTTCGTCAATGACATCTTCGAGCGCATCGCCGGGGAAGCTTCCCGCCTGGCTCATTACAACAAGCGCTCCACCATCACCTCCCGGGAGATCCAGACCGCCGTCCGCCTGCTGCTGCCGGGAGAGCTGGCCAAGCACGCCGTGTCCGAGGGCACCAAGGCCGTCACCAAGTACACCAGCGCCAAGTAA